DNA from Chiroxiphia lanceolata isolate bChiLan1 chromosome W unlocalized genomic scaffold, bChiLan1.pri scaffold_51_arrow_ctg1, whole genome shotgun sequence:
CAGTGATGCTCAGCTTTCTTACCTCTCGAGTCAgcgaggagctgcagggcatcTTGGAGGTCTGGCACAAGTAAAAAGGGCGGGGTCCCAGAGCTGTTCCTCACCCTACAGGGGAGGGTTTGCCCACTGCTGGCTGAGTGgtgcccagagcagtgctgaacAGGCCGTTGTGaagctattcccccttgtcctgtcactgcaggccctcgtccaaaatccctctccagctcccttggaGCCTCATTTAGGAACTGGAAGGGACTGGATGATGTTCaaaaaggccaagtgccgggtcctgacctttggccacaacaaccccctgcagtgccacaggctggggccacagtggctggagagcagccaggcagagagggacctgggagtgtgGATTTACAGGAAGCTGATCATGAGCCAGAGTGTGGCCAGGTGACCAGGagggccaatggcatcctggcctggatcaggaacagcatggccagcaggtccaaggaagtgattcttcccctggactcagccctggtgagaccacacctggagtgctgtgtccagttcttggcccctcagttcaggaaggatattgaggtgctggagcaggtccagaggagggcagcGAGGcgggggaagggactggagcacaagtcctaagtggcggtctgaaaaataaaagcttgacacgatcccagtatgggggaactggaatagtttattgaacacaagaacactattttaaaggcatctggggctggacatgttaatgaaggggacgagttatgttaattagggaattacacaagtttttactaccgttgcccaatgggttaaacatttccttcaactAAGATTGCATAGGGGGAAAGGattaaggggtttagacatggtttgatacaatcatctcaaaagtcttttctgatatctgctggagccaggcttgatccatgaggtagaactttaacaggtcttgtgagaagggtccagctccttcagatcacgaggtttttgtcagcccttgttttcctttgctgaaagctgggtttgggctcccacagtcctatgaggagaggctgagggagctgggactattcagcctggagaagaggaggctcaggggagacctcctcactctctacaactccctgccaggagggtgtagccagatgggggttgATCTCTTTTCTCAagcaaccatcagcaagacaagagggctcggtctcaagctgtgccaggggaggtttaggttggatattaaaaagaatttccttaCAGTGagggtgatcaggcattggaatgggccgggcagggagggggtgaagTCAGCATCCttggaggtgttgaaggtgagactggatgtggcatcagtgccatggtctgggaagcaCGGTGGGGTTgaatcaagggttggacttgatgatctcggtggtcccttccaacccagctgattctgtgattctacaattccatgactctatgattccatgattccaagattctatgattccatgattctatgattccatgattccctgattctatgattccacgattctatgattcgatgattctgtgattctatgattccatgatttcatgattctacgtttccatgattccatgattccatgattctatgattccatgattccatgattccatgattccatgattctatgattccatgattctatgattctgattCCATGAcactatgattctatgattccatgattccatgattctatgattccatgattccatgattctatgtttccatgattccatgattctatgattctatgattctatgattctgtgattcatgattctatgattccatgattccgtaattccatgattccgcaattctatgattctatgattccatgattctacgattccatgattctgtgattctatgattccatgattctatgattccatgattctatgattctataattccatgattctatgattccatgattccatgattctatgattctataattccatgattatatgattccatgattccatgattccatgattccatgattctatgattcatgattctatgattccatgattctgtgattccatgattctatgattctatgattccatgattctatgattctgtgattccatgattccatgattcgatgattccgtgattccttgattccatgattctgtgattccgtgattccatgattctaagattccatgattctatgattccatgattccatgattctatgattccatgattctatgattccatgaatccatgattctatgattctataattccatgattctatgattccatgattccatgattctatgattctataattccatgattctatgattccatgattctatgattccatgattccatgattctatgattctataattccatgattctatgattccatgattctatgattccatgattctatgattccatgattccgtgattcgatgattccatgattctaagactccatgattctacgattccatgaatccatgattccatgattctatgattctatgattccatgattctatgattcatgattctatgattccatgattctgtgattccatgattctatgattctgtgattccatgattctatgattccatgattccatgattctatgattctgagattctatgattctatgattccatgattccgtgattccatgattctatgattccatgattccatgattctatgaatctatgattccatgattctaagattccaggattctacgattccatgattctacgattccatgattctatgattctatgattccatcatttcatgattctatgattccatgattccacgattccatgattccatgattctatgattctatggttccatgattctatgattccatgattctatgattccatgattccaagattctatgattccctgattccatgaatccatgattccatgattctatgattcatgattctatgattccatgattccatgattctatgattccatgattctacgattccatgattctacgattctatgattccatgattccatgattctgtgattccatgattccatgattctatgaatctatgattaCATGATTttacgattccatgattctacgattccatgattctatcattccatgattctacgattccatgattctatgattctatgattccatgattccatgattccatgaatccatgattccatgattccatgattctatatttccatgattctatgattccatgattccatgaatccatgattccacgattctatgattccatgattccatgaatccatgattccacgattctgtgattccatgattccataattctatatttccatgattctatgattccatgattccatgaatccatgattccatgattctacgattccatgattccatgaatccatgattccacgattctatgattccatgattccatgaatccatgattccatgattctatgattccatgattgcatgattccatgatttcatgaatccatgattccatgattctatgattccatgattccatgattctatgattctataattccatgattctatgattccgtgAATCCATGATTTcatggttctatgattccatgattccatgtgTAACAGTTCGTTTGGATACATGTCCGGAATAAAGGCAAGTgccagaaatattcaaacacacacactatcttttattacagtgagaaTAAGATTAGTAGTAATAAACTTAGCAAGAGgaatcaaaaactaaaaaagggGTACAAAATAACTACCTTATCGGgtgacattaaaacaaatactacgAACAGCTTTTAATACAGTATTAACTAGTGAAAAAGGGGGGGTTAAAGGGATACCAAAAAAGGGATCTTAACACAATATTATGGATAACTATTAACACAATATTGGTTAGTAGAAGGGGAAATGAAAGGGGAAATATTATGAACAACTTAACAATATTCAATAATGAAACGGGGAATTAAAGGAACActaaaaggatattaaaaagaaaagtttgttcTCTCAGTTCCTTCCTCTCAATAAACTGTGCTGacccacacagacaggccagggctgtcaggatctgcagcagctggtcggTGCCCATGCTTAGCGGGCGTCCCCATGGAGCAACATAGTCTCGGTGGTAGGATGAGGATCGCTCACCCCAGCAGTCCTGACACCCCATTTTATCAGCTCCACATTACACCACGTAGGGCCAGTACCCAGTATAAGGTGATGCCTGAGTGGCAGCCAAACCCCGCCTGTTCATCACCTGAGAGCAACAGTCTGTGCATGCCCTGCTGTGGGGCAAGGGGCCAGCGACCCCTGCCCACAGAATCTGCCTCTCACCAGCATCTTTCTCACCCCTGTGTATGACCTCTGTCACTGTGTTTCAAGGGTAGATGTATCTATCTTGCAATATGtagcaaaaccaaggaagaactGAGCTCTGATAATAGGGGATATCAAGCTGACTTGCTAAAAAGCACAATGGACCTTACAATTAGCTTGTGCCATGAAGTTCCATTGTACCATACTCTAGctggtttcacatcctaatATGATTCCTTTCTCATGCCTCTATGCTCCACTGATCATCCAGTTCAAAAGTACCCCCCTTACAGCATCCTCCTGTTTACCATGACCAGccttttcatcccttttctctctgctttctcacaCTTGTTCCTTCACAAACCACCATGATCTCACCATTTCCCATTCTTTGGTTCTTCCCTAGAGATCTCACCACAAGTCTTGCACAGTCTCCAAATGTGCTTTCTTGTTGCCCATCAGAAGATTCAAACCCCAAAGAAAATCCTCCATCTTCTACTGGCAAGGTCATCCTGGGAGGCTCCTCCATTGACCCATTTAGTGAAACTTCCACACGGAGGTGTTGGAACTTTActtgaattgatttttttaccttttgggTTTACAATGGTTTCTCCAAAAACATGGTAATTCTTGTCCTAGCAACGGAAATTTTTTGGAGAAGGAGTCTGGGACTCAAAGAATCAAGAATGGAttggcttggaagggacatAAAAGCTCATGAGGTCCAAGTCCCTGGACATGGTAAGTGACATCTTCACTAATTCAGGCTGCTCAAAGATCCTGACCTTGGACAaatccagggatgggacatcctcTTCTGTTGCAGTTCTTGCAATCCCCATTGGtaagtatttcttcattttatccaATAGAAACCTTCCCTATTTCATTTCAAAGCCATTGTCCTGTGTTCTGCCACTACAGGCCTTGGTAAAACGTATCCCTGTGACTATCTTAGATCATGTTTTCATCTGCAGACACCTTGGAGAGTGCTCAGAGATGTCCCACGAAGGGGTTTGGAGGTCTCAAACATATGACCACTGCACAGGGGCAAAGGAGTGGTGGGTTCAGTGGTGTGCAGATAGAGGACAGCAAAGAACCCTGGGAGTGCTTGAAGAGTCGCTTCAGAGAGGGTGGATGCTTTTGTTGTAGCAGAAAACAGGAcgagaaagaaagaattaatgGTAAGTGCAGCTGGGGAGGTCCAGGCTGGcacaaggagaaaagaatttcCCTCCAAGGGCAGTGCTGTGATGCAACACCTCACCCAGAAAGAGTCTGGATGAGTccaaggctttgtgtgtgcaggaagagccagggaggacgcagagatgtcagtgcaggaaggtgccagccaggtggggcagccgggggatgacgacagcctgcagggaaaggggcagggcatggacaccgtaggacagcctgggctggagaggagacagggagggggagaagctgaaaggccctgacacagccaccttctgcaggcctttggccatggctgctgtctgtgcccctgaggccaggaggaggggagtggcccttgcagccctggggcctcctggcctccttgtccctgctcagcagcctggcaggtgccaccccatggtcctgcccttggcattgcacatcccacatcccagtgccccaggaagagccctgaggaatgaggcagggacagcatctgccttcccaggggctgAAGGTCAGGGCTTGGCCCTTTGGATTAAGAAAACAAGTCAAGGTTTCTTCAGCATCAGAGCCACCTTTCCTTTGCTTGTCCATCCTTGTCatcactgtctgcagttttctACTCTAACTGGAATCTGGGGACACATTCTCAGTTGTGTCCCTCAATGAGACTCATTAGCACTACAAGAAACTTTAGTGTTGCAATCTAATTTTGACTTCTTGAGAACTTGTTTGAACTTCCTCTCAGGGACTGAGTCTCATGTAAACAACATCAATGTCCCCTGAGGGTCATgaaatgcctggggctgttgctgtgctgctgagctgggccgggctcctggcacacagggagctcctgtcaagcaagaagagcttcaaagagacagctctgctggtgagcagctcctctgcacagcccagcagggctgagggcactgcctgcagcaccaaGGGGAACGGAGCAAGGCAGGAAAAGGTTAAAGGGAATCAGGATTGGAAAGACAGTGAGCTGAACCTTCAGTGGGGGAGAGATTTTCACAGCCTCTCCATGGTAAGTCTGTGCAGGAGGACAGTGTTGCTTGTGTGCCTGGAGGAATCTGCCAAAGCTggcacatcccacagcctggaGGATCTTTTAGGAGGACTCCCACAGTTTCTCTgttgcagaggagcaggaggagctccaGGGCAGGGCTTCCCTGTGGTACCATcagagggacagggcaggacgGCTCCTTCCAGGGACAGCTGCAGGGTGTGAAGggggggtgcagccaggggtgcccaggactgtcctgcagagcagggtcctgcagcccagaggGCTCTTTGCCAGGGCAGGGGATCTGTCACTGCTGGGGTCACCTCTCCCTCTTCCTGGGGAGCTCCCACAGCACTGTGGAGTGAAGCTGTGGGTGGAAGGAGTGACTCttggcagggcaggacaggtTTCTTCTGCTGTTGAGAGGGTGCTGGTTGGGCaagggctgctcagagctccagctCATGGCCAGGTCATTTCGATGCAACTTTTCATGAGCACCTTCAGGGCCAGACTTTCCTGCTTGAGTCTCTGCTTTCATCAATCTGTGCTTCTACTTTTCTTTCAACCTGGTAGGAATGGAAACTCAGCTGGACAGTTAAGAGCAGGGGTTGAGACTCGTAAAACATCATACTGATGTTTCCTGAGAACCTCAGCCAGTGCCCTCACCCTCACCAGCCTCCACATCCAGGAGGTTGGATCAGTAGCAccttcccactgtccccaggCTTGGGCTGAGCTCTTCTTTAATCCCTGTGCAGCCcgagcagctgcagggctgagccgTGCATTCAGGGGCTGGGTTGGGCTCTGGGAGCACTGGCAGGGAAGGACCACAGGGCCCAAGGACCAGGTCCCAGCTGGGAgagctccaggcagcagagacatgggcagggagggagggaatggtgagggcagccctgctgcagagcagatgtgGCGCCTCCCGGCCCTGCCCTGCAGTGCAGaccccttccctgagcagcacagctcttgtgtcccctcccagccagcacagccctcagccCGGGGGCTCTGGGCCCTCAGGCACctcctgggcaggcagagcagcacgAGGGATGGAGGGCAtctctgctgccctgtgcccatttgctgctgagcagggcctGAGGGGactgtcctgccctggggctgcctgggagggactgtgcagggctgggaagggaaagccTTTCCTCAGGGCCCGGCTGTCTCTCTCCTTGCCTtgctcaggtgctgctgctATTGCTGACAGGCTCTCTGGGAATGGCAGGTTGAGCTGCAGAGTCAGGCCCAGCCCCTGGGGctcctcctgtgcagggctgagcacagcAAGGAGGTGTCCCAACTCTCTGTGTCCCCTGGGGCTCTGGGCTCTGGGAGGCTGGGAATGAGCCGACTCTCCCTGACTTTGGAAAAGGGGGAGCCCATTTCTCTACTGTGGgtccctctgctctccaggggAACACAGGAGTGTAACTTTGAGCTGTGTCTCAGAAAGGTGCCAGTGCagggcagctggcacaggacagagggacagagcagctcccCTCACTCTGCACTGGGCCTCAGACAATCCTCCTGCCTCACAGACCTCTCTGTTCTCCTGCAGTGCAGTAGAatctctccctctgccttctGCCATCCCCCTACCGGCACTCTGGCAGTGCTGTTGCTGACAAGCTGCTCTGCCTTAGGAGCAGATTCTTTGTCAAAGTTCACCCCCCAGGACTGGCCCTGCCCTCACTGTTCCCGTGCCCTGactggggggagcagggctgaCTGCCCAGTGTCCTGCAGGCTGAGgtcctgctgctcacagagcaCTTGGCCAGCAGCAATCAGGGCTCCAGCAACCACGGGGAAGGAAGGACACCTGGACATGGTCAAGGGGGAGGTGttgaggagcagggatgggcaTATGAGAAAGGGTTTGGGCTTTTCCCGGAGAAGTCTGCCCTGCACAATCACTACCCTTTCCTCCTTGAACAGGTCCCCATGTCCAGAGGCAGAaaatgtccaacagcagcttcctcacccagttcctcctcctggcatttgCAGACaggcgggagctgcagctcctgcacttctggctcttcctggccatctccctggctgccctcctggccaacggcctcatcctcagcgccgtagcctgtgaccaccacctgcacacccccaggtacttcttccttctccacctctccctcacagacctgggctgcatctgcaccactgtccccaaagccatgcacaattccctctGGGACACCACAGCCATCTCCTAcatgggatgtgctgcacaggtctttttacttttctttttcatctcagcagagttttccctcctcaccatcatgtgctacgaccgctacgttgccatctgcaaacccctgcactacgggaccctcctgggcagcagagcttgtgcccacatggcagcagctgcctgggccactgcaTTTCTCAATTCTCTGCTGCACACAaccaatacattttccctgcccctgtgccaagGTAATGCCCTGGatcagttcttctgtgaaatcccacacatcctcaagctctcctgctcacactctTACACCAGGGAACTCGGGCTTCTcttgttttccatctctttagtatttgcttgttttgttttcattgttttctcctatgtacagatcttcagggctgtgctgagggttccctctcagcagggacggcacaaagccttttccacctgcctccctcacctggctgtGGTCTCCCTGTTTGTCAGTACTGGCCCATTTGCCTACCTGAAGCCCCCCTCCATCtcgtccccatccctggatctggTGGTGTCAGTTCTCTACTCGGTGGTacctccagcactgaaccccTTCATCTACAGCCTCAGGAACCAGGAGCTCAAGGATGCCCTGAGAAAAATGATGACTGGATGCTTTTCAGGAGCAATAAAGTGCCAGGTTTCTGGTGTGTAGCATTCAGAATGGGACTCCTTAATGGACCAGTCTTCCTGCTCTGGTTTTTCGTGGAGGTCATCAGGTTCTTCTAGcaataattttctgtgcaatGATATATTATTATGCATCTGCCTTCTAATTTAGTGTCTACCCATTGAATTTCACCCAAAGATGAATTGTGCTCTCtgagtatttaaacaaaataaaggaccCTGCAGTGCCTTCTTTGTCCAAGACCCTTCTTCTTAGATGTTCCTAAAGGACAGCACACTGTAGGACAGGGTGTATttgaaaaggggaaggggacaataatcccagcccagcagcactgccagggagcagcagtgcttggtctttgcagagctgttctCTTGCCACTTCCACACTGTCCTCCTGAGCCCCTTTCTCCCTGTAAGGCCTGAGTGCTCTCTGAGCACAGTCCTGGGGGCTGGAAGCccttggagcacaggcagggacaggcaaaGCAAAATATGGAAGACTCTCTGGTTGAGATCAGTTGTGCTGCCCAAGAACACGCTGACTCCAGAGGTGTCCAAGCGGGGCAGAGCCGGCGACTCCGGTCCgtgcggcggcgggggggaggCAGCGGCTCTGCTTGATTCCATGGAGTTCTGGGGAGGcacagtggccccttggttccaggAGGTTCTGAGatgtctcagggttccttttgTTCCAAAGAGACCCCGCAtgtcacaatggtcccttggttccatgagattccccagtgtccctgcattcctttggttccatgaggccctgcagtgtcacgGTGCCACTTGATTCCGTGACGTTACAAAGAATCAGAATGGCCCCTTGATTTAAGGCCAACTGCACATGGGGCTGCCTTAGGGGGAGTGTGGGCACCCAGGCAAGGGATTTGTCACCTCCCTGGACTCAGCCCTGGGGTCACCACATCTGGACTGGTCTGTCTGGGTGTGGGGTTCCCATTCTGGAAGAATGAGGAAGAACTGGAGAGGGTCTAGAGTAGATCTGCCAGGATGGAGCTTTTGTCCATATTGGAAATAGAATGAAATCTCCACAAAGAGTAGCGTGTAAGGTTGAGACTGaaggtgaggaaaaagaaatgtcactCAGTGGCGACCCTTGTGCTGCAAGAGGTCACCCAGAGGGAGTCAGGATCAGCCCATGGCTTTGTGTTGCAgggaacagccagagctggtgcagagacatcagggagggtctagaaatgctgctgggaaggggtgggaaagcaggaggggtgtgtgcagcctgcaaggccagagcagcagcagggccagggcaggacagcctgcaggagagatggccaagggctctggcagggctgcaaggcccaaaggcacccaggcctttgtccccttgcctctggcagctgcctctgccactcaggccACCACAACCAACTTGCCTGGCAGGTTCTGCACTTGGGTTCTGCCTcgcccctccctcagcagcctggcaggggttgcccagttttgggcctttgttgttcctccccctcccatcccagtgccccccaaagagccctgagccagccgggagggacaggatctgctgggccagggcctggggctcaggccttggcctttgtgctccacaaaaccaaggcaggctttgctcagcactgcaggggcctgcccagagcctttgtctgcctgcactcctggcctccaaggagctgctccaaggaggccctggggaggctttggcagtgcctgccctcagtggggcccagcaatgcttcaaggcacttgcagtttggcttctgacttcttcagcaCCTGCTTCAATCTTCTCTCAGTACCTCAGCATCAtgggctgggctgcaaacacaccgTGGGGCTCATTAAATTCCAGAAATCCCTCAGgatctctttgtcttcctttaattgtcttcaaggcaatttcaaaacaagtcttccaagtttgtactttttttattttaattcaattatGGATATTTTTTAGTTCAGAGAAGAGGTGATAGAGATGTTCTCCATGTGATCTTGATGCTGAGTGTCTCCTCAGGAGATCCACACTGACCCTGGATGATCAACTTTGCTCCTCACCCCGCAACCTCACCAGTTCTGACATGGCCCATCTTGGACTGACAGCTGATGCAACTCCAAACACACTGTGGGActcattaaaacacagaaaaacaaattatttccctttcttttaattgtcttcaagTCTTCAAGACTTCTACAGCTAATCAGAGTTGTTTTGTAGTTTAGCTAAGGAGGAAGATCTTAAAGTGGACGTCAcgaaaaatatatattttttgatgaaaGAGAATGATTTACACAGACCCTTGGGATGCAAGAGGGTCAGGACACAAAGGATTTGGATCCAAAGACAAGGGGGCAAAAGACATTAGTAGCACTTAATCATTGACCAATTGAACAGTTATCAGGTGATTCAATAGCTTTTGCTacaattttaacagtgactgaatTATAGATTCACAACAACAACATTCCCACCACAGTCAATTCACACCCAcacccaggcagagatgtgtggACACATCAATAGCTGGGTGTGCAAAGGTCCCTCTCCAAAAGCATCCTTGTTGTCAGGGAAACACTCCCTcaaatccctttgtgtttcccacCAGACAAgggtcacagctggaggagtgttTGTGGAGTGGGATCAGAATTGTCCTGGGTATCAGCGAGGGTCTTTGGAGTGTTGCAAACTGGAGGGTTCccgagctgggagaggctgccagaggtgtcccactgagagggaggtgttggggagctgccagggcctccctcagccccgctGGTTGTGGGCTCCCAAGGGGACTGGCTTGAGTtatctgctgaatttccatcctGGTGTCAGGAATGACTGGAGTTTCCAAACTATTTGGGAATGGTATCCAAACTGTTCCATTTGGGCCACGATTCAGGCAGGGAATATTCCAAGGCTTTCATGGGATGACTGATTATCCTGTGTTTCCCAGCTGTTCCACTCCGTATTGTTCCCATCTGTATcatccaggagcagctggtCCAGTCCAGGGACACTTCCCCACACCCCTGGTCCAGTCCAGGGGCTCTTCATTGCTCAGCTGGTTTGGTCAAGGCTTGTCAGGAGCTCCTGAGATCATCGACCAGGCCTGAGGAGAATGGGGGAGGATGCACCACCACAGAGGCTTCTaagaaagatgtggaaaaacattttgtagGGCCTAGATATGGTGTGATAGGAcaaatgattttaaactaaaaaaaggcAGGTTTGAAGTAGATATAACCAAGAagtttttacagtgagggtggtgaaacactggcacagatgCCAAGAGAGGTGAtacctcatccctggaaacattaatgggaggttggatggggctctgagcaatgtCATCTAGTTGTGGATGTTTCTGCTTATTGCagagggttggacttgatgaatGTCAAAGATCCCCTCCTACCAAAACTCTTCCATCATTCTACTGGAACCAAGGCTGGCACAGGTTTCAGACCCAGCTGAGCATCCCCTTTGATGGCCCATCTGGCAGCTCTGctaaaaagctgctgcaaagaacCTCCAGACCTAAAGGAGCTTTtgtgctgggctcagctgtggCTCTCAGGGCTGGGGGATTGACTTTTggctgccaggtgcccaccaaggcTCTTTCTCACTCCTCCTTCTCCACCCACCTTGATGCCTGCAGGGTTGTTTCTCCCACATTTCTCTCACTCTCTGCATTACAGCACCCTGGATTTTATCCTTTCCCCAAAGGATTATCACAGAGGGGCctctgaatttgctttttggCTCAGCTTTGGGCACTGGCTGGTCCATTTTGGAGTCACCTGAAACTGGCTCTCTCTGACACAGAGTCAGCTCTTGATCTCCTCTTCCCTAAGGGAaacctg
Protein-coding regions in this window:
- the LOC116781534 gene encoding olfactory receptor 14A16-like, producing MSNSSFLTQFLLLAFADRRELQLLHFWLFLAISLAALLANGLILSAVACDHHLHTPRYFFLLHLSLTDLGCICTTVPKAMHNSLWDTTAISYMGCAAQVFLLFFFISAEFSLLTIMCYDRYVAICKPLHYGTLLGSRACAHMAAAAWATAFLNSLLHTTNTFSLPLCQGNALDQFFCEIPHILKLSCSHSYTRELGLLLFSISLVFACFVFIVFSYVQIFRAVLRVPSQQGRHKAFSTCLPHLAVVSLFVSTGPFAYLKPPSISSPSLDLVVSVLYSVVPPALNPFIYSLRNQELKDALRKMMTGCFSGAIKCQVSGV